Below is a genomic region from Sebastes umbrosus isolate fSebUmb1 chromosome 20, fSebUmb1.pri, whole genome shotgun sequence.
ATGAGACAAAGAATTGTTATTAACCATGCTAGTGTTGTGTctctatggatggcaatgtcagtctgttGGTTGGTTCACCACTTTGGCCAAGAATGAATTACTATTGGATGGATTCCccgtgaaatttggtacagatgaTGCCCAAAGTGTGAATCCTAATGGCTTTgcttttcatctagcaccatcatcaggttgaccttttttgagtgaaatgtctcaaaatCTATCAGCGGGGCATCAGGGCAAAAGATTTATTTGCCCATGCTTTGGTTTACTCTTAGAGTCGGTAGTGTGGCTGTAACCTCTTAAGTCTTGTTGCTAGAAAGACAATTAATCggtcatcaaaatagttgcagattattaTTCTGGCGATTGACTCGATTGAATAATTCACTAATTGTTTCAGATCTAGATTCAAAGTAAATTCTTCTCACCTTAGAAGGTCATTCTTGaccttagaaaaaaaatatgaactatTATAAACTACCAAACTACTATTTCTTTGAAAAATctgctccatctgctgatgaagattgTCTGATAGGGTTGAAATTCCTGGATAAAGCTAGTAAATGGCCATTGAGTAGGAATTGTTTTGTCTATTCTATTGCTTaggtttgtattttattaaaactcCCAAATGATAAGAAAGTTAAATTCATATAGACAGGCATAGGAACGTTTGGACATAAAACTTATTTTACCTCTTCCCACTCCGATTGTCCACATAGTGCctaatataatgtttttatctgttatcTGTAATGTTTTTATCTTAATTATACTCTTAACCTGTTTTCGGTTGGAAGCATCCCATATGCCAAGATAGATGTCATCTTATGACTCAGCAGCTTTGTTGGCCTTATATGGTAAGAGAGTAAAATTGGAAGATGCCGTTTTTCCATTAGAGCCCTCCTATTTTTAGATGTCAGGGAAATAGGTGTGTACTGTTTATTACTTAAATCGACTCTGTCACTATTGTTACTAATGCCAACATTTGCGGACGTAGTCTCATAGGGTCATCACATTATCAAAACAGCTATAAAAGTCCACCACGCACGTTGGAGATaatgatttatatttgttttgccACTGTCTTTGTTAGTCAACCTTTGGTGAGATGAGTTCCTGATCGCAGAGATTTGGCTCGTCTAATATTGAATAAATACTGTAAAGTTGGGTGGGTCTCAATCCTCACGCCAAGGTCTCCAGATAAAAGCCCTCACCCCTGCTTCAATGTGTGCCGAAGACGCTAACGATGAAGAGGAGATTCTTTATTTGCCGCTGCTGTTGGACATTTTGTAAACACAGACATAAAAGCTCGGCCAGCCTATCTAGACGGAGGCAATTCCCACCCTGCTGTCTTGTGTACCGCGGGACATTTCTCTACCAAAACAcactataaacacacacagacccgcATGCACATAATCCCTCCTGccagtgcacacacaaacacacagtcccTGTCGAAACTGTCTTTCCCGTCCGTTCCCCCCTCCCCTCTTTTTCCTTCTTCAGCTCGGGGGTTTGCATAACAGGTAGTCACAGACATTTCCTCGTCCTGAGCAGGGATATCCTGGCGCCCGACAGTCGCTCCCTGGCTCGCTGCAGCTCTGGCCCATTGGACTGTGGACTAGGACTAAATTTAGACCCAGAGCAGACCCCCTTCACGCCGCCCTGCCACAATGATACCAACCGGCTGAGCGACCACActgcacacaacaacacaacacacttcCTCAGCAGGAGCACTGTTACCAGGCAGCTCTTGATGTGGCACAGTGGGACGGATGGGTGCTGGTTGTGAACCCTCTTTCTATTTTCTGGTTTCCCAGTTTCTTCTAACAATGTAAGGTGGTTGCGCACATCCAAAATGTAGTAGGCCAGTGCTAGACCATATGAAAAACATAGAAGAAGGTCCGCACACTGTAGttccctttaagtgcaatttattggcacatcttagTTAGTGACGTTTCGAACAcaagctcttcttcagacttaaTAAATCTACACAGAGACGCaatcttaaaggtgctctgGTCACATGATAGTGACATGATACCGCCAATGACCCAAGTTATGAGCTGAGAAGTACTTACCTAtattattaattgataaatgtttgtatatgaATTTCTGTATATATCgttttatattatgtatatatgtgtttttcttaatatactgtacatgtaacaTGTACATGTATCATTCGACCAGAGCGTTTACCTTTAAGATGGCGTCTCTGTGCAGTTTTTTTAAGTCTGACAAAGAGCTTGTGCTCAAAACGTCCCTAACTAAGATGTGTTAAAGGGATCTACAGTGTGAGGACCTTCTATGTTTTTCATTCCTAGTTTCTTCTCTCTTAGTTGGCTGGTTTTATTTggtttatttatactttttttcttcttccaaaATCAGAAAAACTGTGGTTTCAACAGCCCatgtttaaatgaaaatgatgatgGATGGAACAGTCAGTTATAACTTCCACTACTGTGCACTTATCGTCACATTTGATCTACATTATCTACATTTACCACGGATTTGTTaaacattttgtaaaaatatttttctagCAGCCATTTtccaaaagtttattttttactgaaaacTCAAAGCAAGAGGTGTGCTGCCTTTTCCTTGAGTGTCCTCCTTGCACTATTTGGCTGATCTTCAGTGTTGGAGAGTCGGCCAGTCTAACTCCCTCTGTGATTTGATACCCTCTCTTTGGCACTCTACCAGAGAGCATGTGATCTTTGCCCTGCAGCATCTGGATTTCCCTCTTTCTGTGTGATATTATGTGCATAGAAAACATGTTTCTCCGAGGCTTGTCTTTCTGCAAAGCAAACAAGTTGTAGAAACGCTGGTACTCACTGGCTAGCTGGAAGAGCGCAGCGATGGCCTCCTCCCACCACTGGGATTCTTGCGTGATGAAGGGCAGCTCCATTAGGCCTAGAAGGAAGATCAGCTGACCGGCAGTCAGGGCCAACGTCGCCATCAGGTTACACGCCCGCATCATGTCAAACTGCACTTGAAGGACCAGAGGAAGAGCTGTGTCATTTTTCCTGCACTTTGATCTACATGCATACGTTAGATACTTTGGTTGAGTCTAAAACAGAGGTCTTGATCTTAATACAGTATACGTTTGTAGCAAGGTGATTGATTTTATCGTGAATGGTGAGGCACGTCTTTGTTAGTAGGCGGTGTTGCCCATTGTGCCCAGTAAAGTTCCTTCCCAGACTTTTTCTTGAATGAAAATTTCTCAATGGAGCTTACTTTAGTAAATCAGGTAACAATGACTCTGCCTGATAACACATACAGATAGTGTTTATACTCTGTCAGCCCAACAAAATGATGCATTTGGCTTTAAAATTGAATTACATACTATAAATGATTGGCTGGCTGCCATGTGCCATTGTTTACACTAATACATCAGATTGCCATTGACCTAAAGCAAAGCGCTTAGATTGGATTTATGGATATTGTACATAATTGATAATCCAGTGAGTTAAGTATTTTATGGTATGTTGTTaatcatctcttcttcttctttctttactGACTCAGAGTGAAATTCTTCTGCAGTTTGTTTCATCTGTAAAGGAACAAAAATGACTTCTATGACCTGACACCTGTCACAGAAATACCCCTAGTACAGCATTTGTTGCTGTTGATAACTTTTACATCTTGGATATACCAATCAATCAGTCAACCCGTCTGATGAGAAAGAGATTAAACACTTTGAAGTTTGCTAGAAAGCAGGCATAAATAATGTTGCACTTTCAATCAAAACTACTTACATTTGACAGTGCTGCGGGATTCTTGGTAGCCTGCGTAATCAGATCCCCATCCCAGGCCTTCGCACTGCCTCTGTGTCCCCTGCCCCCGTCTCCCAGCCTGGAGATCATCGCGGCCTCTTTCCCCACCAGCGGGGCAAAACCACCATAGTCCCACGCTCCGCTTGCGTCCGTCCTCCAGGGCCTGCAGGACCCAGCTGGGGGTGAAGGCTGCGACATTGTTAAGGACCAGGGACAGCAGGGCTACCGCCACCGCTGCCGCCACCAGCCTCTGCACGGCCATGCGCGGCCGGGCGCCCGCCACCTCTTCCCCTCCCTCGTGTCCGTCCACCGACCCCTGATCCTCTGCGGTGTCCTGCCCGCTCCCGTGCCTCTCCTC
It encodes:
- the tmem204 gene encoding transmembrane protein 204; amino-acid sequence: MAVQRLVAAAVAVALLSLVLNNVAAFTPSWVLQALEDGRKRSVGLWWFCPAGGERGRDDLQAGRRGQGTQRQCEGLGWGSDYAGYQESRSTVKLQFDMMRACNLMATLALTAGQLIFLLGLMELPFITQESQWWEEAIAALFQLASFVLVIGLVTFYRIGPYTHLSYSCYLDIAACLLATMAAAMLIWNILHRRDDCLAPRVIIISRSLASPFHPRLDNDYVESPC